A single window of Narcine bancroftii isolate sNarBan1 chromosome 1, sNarBan1.hap1, whole genome shotgun sequence DNA harbors:
- the mymk gene encoding protein myomaker: MGAAIAKLLLPTISSLVFLPIVTIAAKRRFHMEAMVYFFTMFFIAFFHACEGPGFTILCIMRHDILQYFSVYGTALSMWVTLLALAEFEEPKRSTLVMFGVLTMSVRIYQDRWGYGVYSGPIGTAVFIITVKFLKKMKDKKGLYPDKSIYTQQIGPGFCFGALALMLRFFFEEWDYSYVHSFYHCSLAASFILLLPKMNSQAGSGGNPIKLSCCTLCCV, from the exons ATGGGCGCTGCGATTGCCAAACTTCTCCTTCCAACTATCAGCAGTCTGGTCTTCCTCCCCATCGTCACCATCGCTGCCAAGCGGAGATTCCACATGGAGGCAATGGTTTATTTCTTCACAATGTTTTTCATTGCG TTTTTCCACGCGTGTGAAGGTCCTGGCTTCACAATTCTGTGCATTATGCGGCACGACATCCTGCAGTATTTCAGCGTTTATGGCACTGCCCTATCCATGTGGGTAACTTTATTAG CATTAGCTGAATTTGAGGAACCAAAAAGATCTACTTTGGTTATGTTTGGAGTGCTGACAATGTCTGTGCGCATCTATCAAGATCGATGGGGCTATGGAGTTTATTCTGGACCAATTGGAACAGCTGTCTTCATAATAACTGTCAAATTT TTGAAAAAAATGAAAGACAAAAAAGGCCTTTATCCTGATAAGAGCATCTACACACAACAAATTGGCCCTGGCTTCTGCTTTGGAGCACTTGCTTTGATGCTTCGATTCTTTTTTGAG GAATGGGATTACAGTTATGTACACAGCTTCTACCATTGCAGCCTGGCTGCCTCCTTTATCTTACTTCTCCCAAAGATGAACTCACAAGCAGGAAGCGGAGGAAATCCGATAAAACTAAGTTGCTGCACACTCTGCTGTGTTTGA